The following DNA comes from Flavisolibacter ginsenosidimutans.
AAGTAACACCCGCCGAAGTGCAGGCGTATTTTAACCGCATTCCTAAAGACACGCTTCCTTTTTTTGAAGCCGAATACCAGATTGGCCAGATCATCATTTATCCCAAAGCATCCCGCGAAATGGAAACTTACGTAGTAAGTGAGCTGATGAACTACAAGCGTCAGGTTGAGGCCAAAACGGCTTCGTTCGAGTCCTTGGCCAAACGTTATTCTGAAGATCCGGGTTCAAAGGAGAGAGGCGGACAATACCAAATTAACCGCCAGGACAAAACCTGGGATCCCGCCTTTGTAAACGCCGCTTTTCGGTTGAAAGAAGGGCAAATCTCCAACCCGTTTAAATCGAAATTTGGTTATCACATTGTTCAATTGGTTTCGCGCAACGGCGACGAAGCCACCGTGCGCCACATTTTGCGCATACCGCCGGTAAACGAAGAAGAAATTGCCGAAGCCACCACAAAACTTGATTCTGTGCGCAAACTGCTGGTAGAAGGCAAGATGGATTTTAATACCGCTGGCGGAAAATTCAGCGACGATGAAGCGGCAAAATTCGCCGGTCCTTACTTGCTTAACCGCCGCGGCGAAACGCTGGTAACGATTGATGAAATGGACAAATCGGTCGTAAGCCTGTTGGACAAATTAAAGATCGGTGAGTACTCGCAGCCGATGCCCTATACCGACGAACAAGCCAGCAAAAAAGGCGTGCGTCTTCTTTACCTGAAATCGAAGTCGGAACCGCACCGCATGAACATGCGCGACGATTATAACCGCATTGCTTCAGCGGCACTGGAAGAAAAAAAGTTTAAGACCCTCGACAAGTGGCTCACGACGCACATCAACACGTATTACATTATGCTTGACCCCGAGGAAGGCGCCTGCCCGCAATTGAAAAAATGGGCCGATGCGGCAAAAGCTTACGCAGCGCATTGATGACAATGAGTGACGGGTTTGTGCTTTGCGCAGAGTTTTTTTGCCTTGCAAATGACTTCAAAATTTAGGGCACTACTCGTCATTCGTTACTCGTCACTTATTCAATAATATCACTTAGCGAAACGACACGTTGGGTGAAATCATTTCTTTTTTGCGGCGGCCGTATTATATTAGCCGTTATTTCCTGCAATCAAATATCCATGAAATCCGCTACCGCCTTCTCCAATGGGCCCCTTCAGCGCCTTGTACTTGAAAACCTCTCCGATATTATCGTTTCTACCGACCTGGAATTCCGTATACAATCCTGGAACCACGTTGCGGAAGAATTTTACGGCATACCATCAGCCAAGGCAATCGGAAAGCAGTTAAAAGATTTGGTGTCTCTTTCCTATCGTTGTGTTACCCGCAAAGAAGCAATTGAAGCATTGCGGACGAAAAAAAAGTGGCAGGGCGAAGTTTCTTTTCCGAGCCCCACTGGCGAAACCTGCTATTTTTTGCACACGGTGAAATACATAACGGATGAAGACGGCCGGGAGATTGGAATTTTGGCTGTAGGACGTAACATCACCGATCAAAAAAAGGCCGAAGAAAAATTGGCAAAGAGCGAACAATTTTACCGTGCGCTGATTGCCAATTCTCTGGAGGTTATCCTGCTGCTGAACGCCGCCGGCGAAATTACTTTTTCATCTCCCTCCGTTAAAGATTTGCTCGGGTACGAGGTGCACGAAGCAATGGGAACGAACGGCTTCGGCTACATTCATCCCGATGATTTGGCCTGGGCCATCCAATCCTTTGAGAAAGAGATTGAAGAATCTCCCGAAATAAAATTCATCATCATCCGGCTTCGAAAAAAAAGCGGCGAATGGTTGTGGTGCATGGTTCGCGGACACAACCTGCTAAAGGCGCCGCAGCTACAATCAATTGCCATTTACATACACGATGACACACCCCGCAAATTGGCAACCGATGCGCTGAAAGAAAGCGAAAAGCGCTTTCGGAAACTGATGCACGAGCTGCAGACCGGCGTACTGCTGATGGACGCGGAAGGAAAAATTGTGATGGTGAACAATGAAGCTGCACGCATTTTTGAACTAACAGAAGCGCAAATGGTTGGCTACAAAGCACCCGAACTTTGCGCCGATGCCATCCACGAAGACGGCCGGCCTTTTCTATTAAGCGAACGCCCCATCTTTATGGCCGTTCAAACAAGATACCGCGTGAAAGATGTGGTAATGGGCATTTGGAACAAAAGAAGGAAAGAACGCCGCTGGCTTCTTATTAACGCCGATCCTATAGAAGACAGCGACGGCCGCCTGCAAAGTGTCATCTCCACCTTTACCGACATTACCGAACGAAAAAAATTAGAACGGAAAAGCATTGCCGAAAAAATTGCCTACCAGCGGCAGATAGCGCAGGCTACGATCGACGGCCAGGAAAAAGAGCGCATTGAAATGGGCCGCGAACTGCACGACAATGTGGGCCAGCAACTCACCAGTATCAAGCTGTTTTTAGACCTCGCCAAAACCTCGGCCAATGACGAAACGCGAAAGTTGCTGGAGACGGCGCTGAAAAGCGTTTCGAACGTAATTGATGAAGTGCGTTTTATGTCACGGTCGCTGGTGCCGCCTACGCTAAAGGACTTGGGCCTTGTAGAATCTGTGAACGATCTTATAGAATCTTTGCGCACCACGCAGCCACTTCTTGGTTTTGAACTAACCTATACCGATCTTGACGAAGACCATCTGCCCGAAAACAAAAAGCTGGCACTTTTCCGCATCGTACAGGAACAACTGAACAACGTGTTAAAATATGCCAGGGCGCAAAACGTAGCCATTGCCTTGTGCTGCAGCAGCGGCCAGATTTTGCTGGAAATAAAAGACGACGGCCTTGGCTTTGACCTCGGCAACGTTCGCCGGGGTCTGGGGCTTTCCAACATCATCAACCGTTCGGAACTTTTGGGTGGACGTGTTGAGATCAACACCGCGCCAGGCAAAGGTTGTTCGGTAAAGGTTTGGTTGCCGCATTCGGCAATGAGCGTGGCCGAATAAAGGTTGGAGGTTGGAAGTTGGAGGTTAAGCGCTAACTTCCGAAACAAAGCTGCTTATGGCAACGATTACAAAATTTGAAGAACTGGAAATTTGGCAGATGGCGCGAGAGCAGGCAAAGGATATTTTCTGGCTGACGCAAAACGGTTCTTTTACAAAAGATTTTGAATTAAAAGACCAAATTAATCGTTCAGCCGGTTCTGTGATGGACAATATCGCCGAGGGCTTCGACCGGCATACAGCCAAAGATTTCTCCCATTTTCTGGCGATTTCAAAAGGTTCAAACGCTGAACTGCGTTCGCAGCTTTACCGTGCCTTCGACCGGCAGCATATTGACGAGGCAATCCTAACATCCAGACTTTCGACGTCCGAAACTATCGGAAACAAAACAATGGCTTTTATAAAATATCTCTATCAATCCCAATTTAAAACCAAACCACTTTCCGCAAAAGAATAGTACTGCAAGGAACTTCCAACTTCCAACGTCCAACCTTCAACATTCCTTAGCTTTGCGCCCTCATGAGCGACGCCATTAAACACGAGTGCGGTCTTGCCTTTCTTCGTTTGCGCAAACCCTTTGCACATTACCAGCAGAAATACGGTTCGGTACTTTGGGGCTTAAACAAGCTTTACCTGTTGATGGAAAAGCAACACAACCGCGGACAGGACGGTGCGGGAGTAGCGGCCGTAAAACTGAACGTTGAGCCAGGCTATCCTTTTCTCTCCCGCATCCGCAGCAACGAGCCGCAGCCCATTGCCGATATCTTTAAACAACTGGGCGAGGAATTCAACGAGCTGCAAAAGTTTAACACGGAAATCAGTCATTATCCCGGCCTCATGAAAGGCCATCTTTCGTTTTTAGGGGAGTTGCTACTGGGGCATTTGCGGTACGGCACGCAAGGAAAGAACAACGTGGAATTCTGCCATCCTTTTATCAAGCGCCACACCATTCCGGCAAGAAACCTGGCGCTTGCCGGCAACTTTAACCTTGTCAATACCGACGAACTTTTTGAATTGGTGAACATGGATCCCGGCCCCTTTCAAAAGCAAAGCGACTTAGCGGCCATGATGGAAGTTATTCATCATTTTTTGGTGAAGGCCGACGAAGCGTCTCCGGGTTCGCTCGACATCGTTTCCGTTTTGAAAAAAGCCCTGCCGCTTTTCGACGGCGGTTTTCACGTAGGCGGTATAACGGGCAATGGGATTGGCTTTGTCTTTCGCGACGCACACGGCATCCGCCCTTCTTATTATTACACGGACGAAGACGTGGTGGTGGCGGCATCGGAACGTGCGGCCATTCGCACAACTTTTAACGTGGGCGAGAATGAAGTACAGGAGTTGCTGCCCGGACAAGCACTGGTTGTAGCGGAAAACGGTGAGGTGAAAATTGAACAAGTGCTGGAACCAAAAGCACGCAAAGCCTGTTCCTTTGAACGCATTTATTTTTCACGCGGTTCGGATGAAAAAATTTATCGCGAACGCAGCCAGCTTGGCTACAATTTAAGCAAGCAAGTGCTGGACGCGGTGAATTATGATTTAAAGAACACCATCTTTTCGTTTATTCCCAACACGGCTGAAGTTGCGTTTTACGGCCTTACAAAAGGTTGCGAAGATTACCTGAACAAAATCAAGCTCGAACGCATTTTGTCCTGGGGCAACAACGTTGATCCGGCAAAGCTGGAAGAAATGATCAAGCGCCGTGTGCGCATGGAAAAAATTGCCATCAAGGACGTAAAGATGCGCACCTTCATTACCGAAGACGTGAACCGCAACGAGATGGTGCAACACGTGTATGACATTACTTACGGCACCGTGCGCAAAGACGTGGACACGCTGGTGGTGATTGACGATTCCATCGTTCGCGGCACAACGCTGAAAGAAAGCATCATCCGCATGTTGTCGCGCCTTCATCCCAAGCGCATCATCATTGTTTCGTCGGCTCCGCAAATCCGCTATCCCGATTGTTACGGAATTGACATGAGCAAGATGGGGGACTTTATTGCCTTTAATGCAGCCGTTGAATTGTTGAAGGAAAGAGGCAAAGAATGTTTGTTAAAAGAACTTCACGAGCAATGCAAAGAGCTTCACCGCAACAATCAATTACACACGGTGAACGTAGTAAAACAGATTTATAAATCCTTCACCAACGACGAGATTACGAAGAAGATTGCCGAACTGATTACACCGCCTGGCCTGACCGTTCCGGTGGATGTAATTTACCAAACCATCGAATCGCTTCACGAAGCCTGCCCCAACAATTTGGGCGATTGGTATTTCACCGGAAATTATCCCACACCCGGCGGCAACCGCGTGGTGAACAAGGCCTTTATGAATTACATGGAAGGCAAGAACACGAGAGGGTACTGAGGACGATATTGGGATATCGCGATATTGCCGGGACGAAAATCATTGGGTTGAGGCGATGCCCCAACGTTTGACAACTTTGTTAAGGATTCGCTCTTCCTGGCCTTTCCATTTCTTTCTTCATTTTCATCGAAATATCCCAACATCCCAATATCTCAATAGCTCAATTTCCCGTAGGTTTGCACGCCTTTCTCTTGCAGATTGGCAGTTTTGGTTACAAATTGAAGCAAGCCAAAACCTCAAATCTGAAATCTCAAATTTAAAATTGACATGTCTGTTATTGTTGTGGGCACCATGGCTTTCGACGCCATTGAAACGCCTTTTGGAAAAACGGAAAAAATCGTCGGCGGGTCGGCTACTTATGTTGCGTATGCCGCGTCTAATTTTTTAAAGCCTGTGCAGCAGGTATCCATTGTGGGTTATGATTTTCCGGGAGAAGAAATGGACGAATTGAAAAGCCGCGGCGTGCAGTTGGACGGCGTCGAAATCGTCAAAGACAAAAAATCCTTTTTCTGGAGCGGCCGT
Coding sequences within:
- a CDS encoding peptidylprolyl isomerase — its product is MKRLLLFVFCLLTFYFSQAQPQKVVADKIIAVVGDRIILKSDISNTIADMARQGAQVPENANCAVLDQALVSKVLMMQAMKDSLPVSDDEIEAELDQRVRYFVNQYGSKETVEQMAGKSIYQIKDDARESVKENKLAQAMQRKIVDGVKVTPAEVQAYFNRIPKDTLPFFEAEYQIGQIIIYPKASREMETYVVSELMNYKRQVEAKTASFESLAKRYSEDPGSKERGGQYQINRQDKTWDPAFVNAAFRLKEGQISNPFKSKFGYHIVQLVSRNGDEATVRHILRIPPVNEEEIAEATTKLDSVRKLLVEGKMDFNTAGGKFSDDEAAKFAGPYLLNRRGETLVTIDEMDKSVVSLLDKLKIGEYSQPMPYTDEQASKKGVRLLYLKSKSEPHRMNMRDDYNRIASAALEEKKFKTLDKWLTTHINTYYIMLDPEEGACPQLKKWADAAKAYAAH
- a CDS encoding PAS domain-containing sensor histidine kinase, producing MKSATAFSNGPLQRLVLENLSDIIVSTDLEFRIQSWNHVAEEFYGIPSAKAIGKQLKDLVSLSYRCVTRKEAIEALRTKKKWQGEVSFPSPTGETCYFLHTVKYITDEDGREIGILAVGRNITDQKKAEEKLAKSEQFYRALIANSLEVILLLNAAGEITFSSPSVKDLLGYEVHEAMGTNGFGYIHPDDLAWAIQSFEKEIEESPEIKFIIIRLRKKSGEWLWCMVRGHNLLKAPQLQSIAIYIHDDTPRKLATDALKESEKRFRKLMHELQTGVLLMDAEGKIVMVNNEAARIFELTEAQMVGYKAPELCADAIHEDGRPFLLSERPIFMAVQTRYRVKDVVMGIWNKRRKERRWLLINADPIEDSDGRLQSVISTFTDITERKKLERKSIAEKIAYQRQIAQATIDGQEKERIEMGRELHDNVGQQLTSIKLFLDLAKTSANDETRKLLETALKSVSNVIDEVRFMSRSLVPPTLKDLGLVESVNDLIESLRTTQPLLGFELTYTDLDEDHLPENKKLALFRIVQEQLNNVLKYARAQNVAIALCCSSGQILLEIKDDGLGFDLGNVRRGLGLSNIINRSELLGGRVEINTAPGKGCSVKVWLPHSAMSVAE
- a CDS encoding four helix bundle protein, with protein sequence MATITKFEELEIWQMAREQAKDIFWLTQNGSFTKDFELKDQINRSAGSVMDNIAEGFDRHTAKDFSHFLAISKGSNAELRSQLYRAFDRQHIDEAILTSRLSTSETIGNKTMAFIKYLYQSQFKTKPLSAKE
- a CDS encoding amidophosphoribosyltransferase, whose product is MSDAIKHECGLAFLRLRKPFAHYQQKYGSVLWGLNKLYLLMEKQHNRGQDGAGVAAVKLNVEPGYPFLSRIRSNEPQPIADIFKQLGEEFNELQKFNTEISHYPGLMKGHLSFLGELLLGHLRYGTQGKNNVEFCHPFIKRHTIPARNLALAGNFNLVNTDELFELVNMDPGPFQKQSDLAAMMEVIHHFLVKADEASPGSLDIVSVLKKALPLFDGGFHVGGITGNGIGFVFRDAHGIRPSYYYTDEDVVVAASERAAIRTTFNVGENEVQELLPGQALVVAENGEVKIEQVLEPKARKACSFERIYFSRGSDEKIYRERSQLGYNLSKQVLDAVNYDLKNTIFSFIPNTAEVAFYGLTKGCEDYLNKIKLERILSWGNNVDPAKLEEMIKRRVRMEKIAIKDVKMRTFITEDVNRNEMVQHVYDITYGTVRKDVDTLVVIDDSIVRGTTLKESIIRMLSRLHPKRIIIVSSAPQIRYPDCYGIDMSKMGDFIAFNAAVELLKERGKECLLKELHEQCKELHRNNQLHTVNVVKQIYKSFTNDEITKKIAELITPPGLTVPVDVIYQTIESLHEACPNNLGDWYFTGNYPTPGGNRVVNKAFMNYMEGKNTRGY